In Fragaria vesca subsp. vesca linkage group LG1, FraVesHawaii_1.0, whole genome shotgun sequence, the sequence CTACATGATTGATGTTTTATTCAACAGCCTGTAATACAAATCGATTGTAATGGCAAACTCTTTACAGTTTCAAGAGAAGAAGGGTAGATGGGAAGAAGTGATACTCTCACAATTGAAAGATAATACAATCCATATATAGGAAGGATGAAAATCTCAACATCACCTTAGTAAGAATGGAAAATGAGTATAATAAGACTACACAACTAGAGGGGTGGTCTAAATAACATGAAAAGTCAGGAATCCTCATCCATCAAATTAGTCCATATGAAGTGGGAACCCTGGACATTAGCCTGCAAATATCATTCAACAGAACACAAACATTAGGATATACTTTCATTTTTTGAACAGATATTAACTACTCTGATATTGGTGAATGTCATGATTCACAAGGAGTAATGAAAGAACACCTGTATCACAGCTATGGATTTTTACGGCCTTCATAGAAGTCATGTTGACAAAACTAAAGCCACCATAACTTTTAAGCAAATATATGAGAATCAATCTGCTGTATGTTCGGGAAGGTTTGTCTCAATGCAGCAGCATAGTTTGGAGATTTTGCCTGAAATAGGAGATGCATGATCAATTATAGATGATGTCAAAAGCATAAAAAACACATCTGCAGGATGTATAATTATACGTTATGCATAGCGGTGTCTTATAAGAAAAAAAATTATCTATGTTAGATGTACTTTTTCAATCTTTTACACTATATGATCATCCAGCCTACAATGCTACTACTGCACACGAAACCTAAAATCTATCATATCATTATGCCGACAAATTCTCACAGAAAATATTTTACCCTCTTTCTCTCATATCATAACAAACATCACACGTAATCAAACTATCGTAATGCTGCTTCAAGCCTTCAACCACCACATTTCACCACTGTAGACGTTTTATTTGTTACTTCATCAAGACTTGGAGGCACATCAACTCTCTCTGTAGCACTTAACAGCTTTTAATATAAGTTACAATTTTTCTAATATAAAGTTTTTAAGTTTCTTCAACTGGCTACTAAAGAACTGTGAAGGAATACTAAAACAGAATTATTAAAGATCTGGCAGAAAATCATACACATGGATTTTTTTCGAGATATATAGTAGCCAGCTTCTCTCTTGAGCCAATAACAGCCTCAGCCATGCCTTCAATTGACTCTATCTGGTTGTCATTAAGCCACAGATCTTCTAACCTATACACAAGGTTCTCATTAGTAGGTAGAATCAATAACGATAGACAAGACAGTATCAAGCCAAGAGAGACTCTAAAAGGAGAATGCATACATTGTCAGGTTTTTGATATCATTCACTGATGTTATCTTGTTATTAGATACATCCAAGACGCGCAGGTTAACCAACGTTGAGAGGCCCTCCATTTTGGAAATACCATTATGGCTCAAGTACAGTTCCTCCAGTGCAACACAACCCTGTAATAATAACAAGGCGGAGTTTAAAATCAACCAGAACTGTGTCTAAAAAAGTGCCATATAAAGGAAGGTGATCAGCCCACATACCTCAAATCCAGTCATGGAAGTTAACCGATTGCTTTGCAAGCTAATCTTCTTAATACATTTCAGCCCACATAAATTAACAACCTTGATACGATTCCGTCCAAGCCATAGCTCTTGCAACTTTGTCATATTCTCCAGACTCTGCATCACCTGAATTTCCACCTCACTCACTCAGTCTTAAGCTTTTTACTCGAAAAACGCTCATATAACTCTACAATTGACAATGCAAACCATTTCTAATGCTGCTAATTGTTTCTATTCACCAAAATTGAACAAGAAAAAAGAGAACCAAGTCAACTAACCCTCAGCCGATTCGAACCGAGCTCGAGAATCTGAAGCTCATGGAGATGATCGATTTCCTCGATCTTCGTAACTTCATTTTTCGACACGTAAAGCTCCTTGAGGCCGCCGGAGACCTTGGACATGCCCTGCAGCGATGTAATCTCATTAAACGAGACGTCGAAAACCAGAAGCTTCTTGAAGATACTCGCATCCGGAATCTTCCTCAGCTTATTATCTCTGAGCACCAATTCCTGCACACAATTTCATCACTCAATTTCAAATTCATCTCACACACACACACACACACACAGAAAAAGTTGAATCCAAAATTTGATTGAGCACGAACCTCGAGGCCTGAGAGCGCGGTCCAGGCGGAGATCGGCTCGACGGCGGAGTCTTCGAAGAGGTTCTGGCGGAAGGAGAGCTTGGTGAGGTTGGAGAGGGCGGCAATGCGAGTGTCCAAGGAGGAGAGGCGGTTGGCGGTGAGGTCTAGCTCGGTGAGACTCGGCGGTAGCTCGACCGAGTTGAGGTCGTGGAGTTGGCAGCTGGTGAGATCGAGGACGGTGGCGGATGAGTCGCCGTCGTCCTCGGTCATCGGATCGTCGTGATTCGGTGGTGGCGGTTTGGCCTCGTCGTCCATGGCGAAATGGTTCCAAGGTTGCGTTTCTGAGGCCTTTTTCTCTTTTATAGTGCCGGGTTGACCCAAACCCGATCGGGTCAGGGGTGGTTCGGGTTATTGGGTTATATTCTCTGCTACTACAAAACCAGACCCTAAAAGCTTCATTAAATTATGAATTTCTATAATTACTCTTAATAAATTAATTAACATAAATAAAAAATAAGGGTTGTTATAGTAAAAATAAAATAAAATAAAAACAACTTAAATAAATAAATAATCATAAAAAGTACTGATTAGTAAGACGAATATCTGTATAATACGGTAAACTTAATTAACCGTTCACGTTTATTTAATTGATCGTGTATGCACGGGTAAAAGATTAGTATGAAAAAAATACTGAGGATTTGAAGCCATGAATAGCACCACCCAAATTTTATTGTATTCAATCTTTTCAACTTATTCGAATACTATGTTATACGTCAACCGCCTAATTGCTTTGCTATAGCTGCAGTAATAGACGCGACATCTGCCACAGCATTATTTACATCTGTTAGAGGAGACCTCCCTGAAAAACTTAACTCGCATGCCCTTGCCTCGTCAGCAGCTTCACTCATGTCTTCTTCAGCAATATGAGGGATATCTCTACTAAATGCCAAGGAAGCATTTGGGACCTGATGGTTTGAAATCGCATCATAGTCACCTGAACAAACTTTCAAGCGTAGATCTCCTGGGCTCTGCTTAAGTAATCCACTTACTTTGTTTTGACCGATAATTGCTTTGGCCTTAACCACATCCACCATTATTATGCCCAAGCCTTTGACATCGGCACCAGAACTTCGAGGATCTGATTTGAGAGATGAGACACAGAGATTCGGGTTTGGTGTTTTTCGACATGTTTCGTCAATGAGTTTAGCATCCATTGGCCAAAAATCTATGCTACATTGACCCATTCAATCTTGTATGAACGTTGACAATTATGACAATAATTATGAGAATAAATATGGTTGGATGTGTTTTAATATTCTTTCTCTTTATAAAGCTGATTTAATCTTGTATGAACGGTATTTATATCACAACAATTATGACAGTAAATATGGATAGATTTGTTTTCCTAAATATCCTTTGAATTTGAAAATAATCAATATCTTTACAAAAGAAAAAGGAAAAAATAATCAATGCATGTGTCTTAATGAATGAATATAATCAAATCAAATCAAATTTTCCTTTGATGCACTTGCCCACGTTGATTGTCCGGTATCATTTAATACAATCGTGTTCATCAGGTCACTAACGTTGTGCTTAGATGATTCTTTTTAAACTTCTTGAGAAATTTTGAAATGATGGAATTTAGAACTCTAACAATCAAAATTTCATTAATTGTTATTTTCATGGTTTAATTTTTACTTTTTATTAAATAACTCACATACCCTACATGCATTAGTGATGTTCGACCACCTTTCAAAGCCATTGGGATCACATTTCCAGCCTAATCTTTCATTCTTGGTCCCACCGCTAGGGCCGGTCCTATGCTTTGAAGGGTCTGGTGCGAAAAAATTTGGTCCCTTTGTTCATGTAAAAAAATTATATAGAAAAACAAAACAGAAGAAAAAACTAAAAATAGGAAATGATACCGAATGTTTTTTTTGATAGCAAAGATACCGAATAAGGGCAAAAATCCCACCAAGTAGGGTACCTCGGGTCATCGGGCCTAATTTCAAACTAGAAGTGGCCTAAAATTGTTGTGGTTTTAGCTTACAGACAAATAAGATCTTAGATCGATGAGATGGTTGATATGTACTTGAAGCATGCACCATAATTGAGCGCTCAGGCGATAGTATGTCTACTAGCTCTAGTATTTGCATTATTTCTAATATTTTATTCTCTATTTAGGCTCACAAAATAAGTGAGCGGGAATTTTCAAGTGTAATAGTACTTTGCCATTCAGACATGCATTTCAATATATCGATGATTTATTTCAAAAAAAAAAAGGGGGAAAAATGAGAGAAAAACAATACACGACAAAAAAAGAGCAGAAAATGATCTGAGTGGGGAAATCGAACAATACGTATATACTGATGACTTCAAATATATAATAATGTTTACAGTAGACAGAAAAAAGAAAATGCCGGACCGCCCAGTGCTAGCTCTGCCCACCGCAACCATCTTTCTGAGTTTAGCTTGGCGGATGACTAGGGGAGGATATGGTCAGTAGGCTATATGAAATTAAGCCTAAGAGATTTTTGGGTTAAAAACCCTCAAGTTGAGCTGGGCTCGGATCGGGTTTTCGGGATTTCAGACCCTAACACCCAGCCTTAAGTAGAGGTATATATATTACAACCAATTAACCATACCAGAAAAAAGAAAATGTTAGTTAGTTATTAGACTCTCATAGCACCACACAAATGTTCTCCACTTCTTCTCTTCGCACATTATGGTCTTGAAATATCTCCTAGCCTCTTGAAATATCTCCAAGCCTCTCATAATCCTATGTTTAATATTATTTTGACGAACAAATTACAAGTATAGGTAGCATTATATCTCAGTTGCATACATAATCATACGTCTATCTGTGAGCATTTTGTTTTTGTATTCATTATCTTTGTTAGCTATTGGATTTATTCTTAACTTATTGTTCTGGAATTATAACAGTCTAATTTGTTCATCAAGCTCGAGCTCTCTCGTTGTTACGTACGTACACGTGTAAAGAATAATTTAAAACAAATTAGTTGAACATTATTGCAATAACTTCCATATGTAGTAGACCTAGAAAAGAAAAAGGAATTGCAAATGTAAACTAGCTAATAATTCTAATATTTTGGTAATTTAACATACTCACAAATTCTAATGTTAGGTATATGAAAAAAGAGATGTATGTGTATCTAGTATTTTGCAATGTGTGAATAAAATTTCTCTTAATATGAGTGCGGCTATTAGGACCTCCAAATTTGCTCAGTATACCTCTTATGCTCTTTACACCTCCTTTTTAATTTTAACTACAAGCATTTGCTCACTAGACCTCCTTTCAAATTCTTAAAATAACGTTAGGTATGTTATTCACATATATCTTAATAATTTACTCATTATACCTCTTATTTATTCTCTAGACCTCTCATTTCTTTTTAATTTTTTTGTTTTTACTATGCTATCATCGAGACCTCTATTCCTTGTATTTTTTTTTTCGTTCAAACCTTTTTCATGATCTCAATTCCTTGATTTTTTTATTTCCCATAGAATGTCACCAAACAGGGCGGTTGGCGGTGTGGTCTAGCTCGGTGAGACTCAGCGGTAACTTGATCGAGTTGAGGTCGTGGAGTTGGCAGCTGGGGAGATCGAGGACAGTGGCGGATGAGTCGCCGTCGTCCTAGGCAGTCAGATCGTCGTGATTTGGTGGTGGCGGTTTGGCCTCGTCGTCCATGGCGAAATGGTTCGAAGGTTGTGTTTTTGGTTCTTTGAGGCCTTTTTCTCTTTTATAATTCCGGGTTGACCCGAACCCGACCGGGTCAGGGGTGGTTCGGGTTATTTGGTAATATAATTTTATTATAGAAAACTAAAGGACTGCTCCCCTGCGGCATGTAACTTGAGGGACCAAAAGGGACGGAGTAATTTTGACCGTTAGATCTTAAATGAATAAATCTGACGGATCTAATCCTGTCACCATTTCATCCCCATTCTTTATCAGTCTGCAGGAGATCATTTCTTCTCCTCCTCTCACCTCTCGCCTCTCTCACCTTTCTCCCAAATCGTTGTTCGTCTTCTTTTCATATTTGAAAGTTTGTGGGAAGTTTGTATATGAGCCTAGGCTAATAAGTTGAGGAAGGGTGATGGGTTTTGGTGCTCTGTTTCTCTTCTGGGAATGCGAAACGTTTAGGTTCTGAGTGGTAATGGGTCTCTGTAATTTTTGAGCTTTTGGGTTTATGATAGAATGAAACTGACTTAAAAGAAATATAATCAGATTCTTGTTTGAGTTGTTTATATATTCCTATCGAATTTCATGAACTCAACTCAAGTGACTTAGTCATCCGATTCTTATTTATACTGCACGTTATCATGAATGAATGGTGAAAATTGTAGACTTCACATCATTTAAAAATTTGTGTGATATTTAGAGGATAAAATAACAAGATGTTGATACATGCATCAATTTTCCTGTTGGGAGTCGTCTGTAAGTTACCTGAACAAGCTAGCTAGGACATAAGGTGTGATTACAAGATGTTGATACAGTATACAGACGTCAAGTTTCTTGTGTTTGNNNNNNNNNNNNNNNNNNNNTGAATGATTATATATATATATATATATATATATATATATATATATATATATAAATATATTGGAAAACACTATGTGTATATTATTAGGATTAAAAATGAGATGTTGGTGAAAACCGGTATTATTTTAATTTGTAGTGGTTCCAAACTTTTGGTCTCATTGGGTCGCACAGGTCCATGTAGCTGAGAATGTTCATCTGGGGGTGTGCGCCGACTGTAAGCACGTTACTACCTTGCCTGAGAATTGAAGTGTTTAGGAGGAAAACCATTACTGGAAAAAACCGCTTAGAAGACGGAATGGTTTCGTCTCTTAAGTAACAAAATTCGTCTCTTAAGAACTTAGGAGACGGAATGACCGTCAGCTAAGATCCGTCGCCTAGGAGCGGTGAGGTAGGTGACGGGACGACGGAAAATTGAGTTTTGTCGACTAAAAATTACTTAGGCGACGGAATGGATTCCGTCTCCTAACTTAGGAGACGGAACTTAAAATATTTTAAAAAATTCTTTTAATTAATTAAATTTCATTTTTATTATTTTCATTTTTTTACTTTTTCTTTCTATTTCTTTTCCTTTCAATTTTTTTTTCCTGTCTGAAACCCACCACGTACCCATTCCACCACCACCCCAAATCTCACCACCCTTGCTAGTTGCTAACATCACCATCACCTCCGGCAAACATCGATGCCACCTCCGGTTTTCCTAAGCAAAACCCATACCTCTATCAAACCCTAATCCATCAAATATAATCCCGAAATACAAATTTCAATCACCCAATACAAATGTCAATCACTATTTATATAATCATGATCACCCAAGCTCACCTCCATTCTAGATCTAAAAAAAATTCAAAACCCAGTCTTGAGTCAAGTGTAGCAACTCCTTTCAACCTTGAGCACAAAATTCGGCGAGGAGGAGGGCCGGTGGTCGAGGGTGGAGGATAGAGAGGTCTGAAGGAGATTAGGTTGTTGGTAGGAAAGGATGGTGAAGAGATGGTGAGCGACGTTGAGTGGTGGTGGAGGAGAGGCAGCGGAGGAGAGAGCAAAGTCGACGCCGGTCTAGGCTGTGGTGGTTTAGATCTGAAAAATTGAGTGGGAGAGAGAGTAGAGGGGAAGATAAAAGATTAAGAGTGTTTGAAGGAGGAGTAAAAGAAAGATAGAGTTTGTGAGTTTAAATAAATTGGGAACTAATTTAATCAAAAATTTTCATTTGAAATTTTCTCAAATTTTGGCGGAAGGTTTGACCGCCAAAGTTTTTCTAACTTAGGAGATGGAATTGTCTCAATTCGTAGCCTAAGTGATTTAAAAAAAATTATTAAAAAAAATTCCGTCTCCTAAGTAAAACATTCCGTATTCTAAGTTCCTCTTAGGCTACGGAATGAATTCCTTTGACTAAGTTTTTCAATTTTTTCAATTTTTTTTTAAAAAAAAATCTGTCTCCTAATTAAGTAGAACATTCTGTCTCCTAAGAGGAACTTAGGCTACGGAACGCAATTCCGTCGCCTAAGTGGTTACTTTTTTATTTTTATTTTTTAAAAAATAATTTTGTCTTTTAAGTAAATGATTTCGTCTGCTCCTAAGTAACACTTATGAGACGAAAGACTTTTCCGTCGCCTAAGTGACCACTTAGGCTACGGAAATGGGTTCCGTCTCTTAAGTGTGACTTAGGAGACGAAATTGTTTTAATTCCGTCACCTAAGTAGTTTTTTCAAATAGTGAACCATGTCCCATATCAAAACACTCTGGTCACTGGTATCACCTTACTGCTCTCAAAGGAGTATATCTCTTCCAAAGAATCACCTATGGACCAGATAGATGCCATTTTTTGTTGTTGTCCAAACGCAGCAAGCAATGATCCATCTTCAGACATTGCTATGCGGCCTGCACTCCTTTTTGGGTACAATGTTCTCACCCCTGAGAACGTGCGCCATGTGAAACTAGTGTTTGGTGAGACTCATAGTAGACATCCTGCTCAGCTTGCTCCACAAATGTTATAGTTGCCTGATAGAAAAAAATTCTGTTAGATCATAGTAGACATCCTGCTCACCACCATGTCACGCCATCCCCAGAAGAAGAGCCTGGAGGACTGTCGGTTCTTCATGGCCGATTCTTTGAGTTGCATAAGGTGAGCCTAGCTTTTTGGCTTCCTCCATTTTTGTTTTAGGACTCTTTCGACGTTCTCTTTTCTGCGTATAGATGAAGGCTTTAGTTTCTATTCTACTTATTTTCTCTGGCTTTGCGTTTTGCTGGCTTGTGTTGTGTATTTATGGGTTTTTCTGGGTCTGTGTTGTGTATTTATGGGTTTGTTGGGTTTAGAACATCTATGTTTCTCTTTTCTGCGTATAGATGAAGGCTTCAATTTCTATTCTACTTCTTTTCTCTGGTTTTGCATTTTGCTGGCTTGTGTTGTGTATTTATGGTTTTGATAGAGACTGAGCTTATCCTCGTTTTTGATTAGTTGAAGTAGTCCTCTATTTATTCATCCGTGTAACAAACTTTTCATCCTCTATTTAAGTTTTTTTTATGGTTTTGATTAGTTGAAGTAACAAATTCATTTTGAATGCTAAACTTTTGAATTTCTACACGTATTGACAACTCTAAGAAATTTGCAGTTAACAATATCCCACATTCAATAACAAACTTATTTATCCACGTAACAAACTTCTCATCATCTATTAAGTTTTTTTCTTATTCTTTTTTTATGATTTTTATTAGTTTAAGTAACAAATACAGTTTGAATACTAAGCTTTTGAATTTCTACACATATTGACGAATCTAAGAAATATGCGGTCTTCATTCCCGCATTTAATAACAAGACAAACAACTTATCCATTCACGTAACAAACTTCTCATCTTCTATTTAAGTTTTTTTATTTTATGGTTTTAAGATTGAGAAATTTTATTCACACATGACTAAATACTAAATACACATCTCACACTTAATACACTACTAAATAACTTTATAATATTAACATTTGACTAGATACACATCTTTAAACTTCATAAATTACCCTCATTCAAAATATATCAATATTACCATATATTTTCTAAATACACATTCATTCCTTTTTTATATCATCTCGACTTAGAAAGAAAACAAAAACTTTTTTTTTTAGAAACTTAAAAGCATTCAAACTGCTCCATCATGATTGATTAATATATGTAGTATCATTTGCATATTCATTATTTTGGACGTTTTGCACCTAAACATGTTTTAGATCATTGCAAAACAGATCCCAAAATAGATCACCAGTCTCTTATGCTTGAAAACCTCGAGCATGGATACTCCACTTGTTGGCAGGATAGACAATATCATTCTAAGTCTTTGCATGGTCGAAGCTAACTAAAAACCTTTATTTGCTTGGGTGAATCCATTATTATGAATCATTAAGCTCTTGCCCATGAGACCATGATTAATTCTCGATCAATTCGGCTAAAAATATGGCTATTGTCAAGTTTTAAGTTGAAACTTCATTCATGTAGAGAGAATAAAACGTTAAATTGAGATGTAGTGTATTTCAAGTTTTCAATAATATTATCTAATTAATATATATAGACCTCTTTTGGTAATTTAATATACTTAAACTTTTTAACGTTAGATGTATTAAAAAAAGGTAATGTGTATTTAGTATTTAGGAGTGTGAATAAAATTTCTCTTTAAGATTTCATAAATTGAATTAAAGAAAAAGAAAAGAAAAGAAAAGAAAAAAGATTTAGTTTTGACTAATCTGAACCGTTAGTTGTTAATAGATCTAATGGTTGATATTCTGGTTATAATTTTGATTATAATCTTGTATGCCACAGATCCGCCCCCAAGAAGTAACATATTTACACATATTTAGTTTGAATGTTAAGCTTTTGAATTTTTAAAGATATTTACATCTCTAGATCTTTATCACTTTCTTGCTGACCGGAGACAGAAGGTTGCCATTCTCATTCCAGCATAGCTAGGGAGAGGACATGATTCTGGTGGCCTTCAAGCTTCAAATTAGTAGCTGACTCCTAACCTCCAGAAAGAAGATCACTTTCCCAACAACTGCAGCAATCAATGTATTTCTTGCTTGGCAACACTGTTGCTGATATTGTTCATACACTCAAGGTACACACTCTGAAAGGTAAATGCATAGTTAGGAAAGCAAACAATAAATAAGTAGTCAATTATATATACTACAAACAGAGAACAATTTACAAACTTACACCAACACTTCTTATCCCATCCTTTCCAATACTTCACACCCCAGACACGTCTATGCAGCATAATTTGTTAGCTGTAACATCAATAGTCAGGACACTAGTGCGGTGCTGCTGCAGTGATGGATGAAGCGGATAGTTCATATCCCAGATGTGTAGTGTTGTCCTGTGTTGAAGCCGCCAGAAAACAAGCCACTGGCTCAGAGCAGTTTCATGATCTTTCTGCAACCTATAACAGTTTCCCATTGCACACCTATAACCCAAACACCCAGTCAAGAAGAAGATGTGAGGAACAAGTCATAACTTTGCACACAAGTTACAAAAAAAAAGATACACCTATATGGACTACGATCTTCAATTGGAGAAGATGCATCATTTCTAATGTTCGAAGACAATTGAATACAACAAATTGAGTTGGTAAAGCAATAAAGTATTCTGGAGAACAAGCAAATAATTAACTCGCAACTTAAATGAGAAATAGTGCTAATATCCTATGCAGCAATAATAATAGGAATTGATAGACTGCATTTAAATGTTGCATTATGTAAATGATGAATTAATGAATTCCAATGTAAAGTCTAACTCCTAATATCCTTTTCCATAGGGCATTTGGTTAA encodes:
- the LOC101301821 gene encoding cell wall / vacuolar inhibitor of fructosidase 1-like, which encodes MDAKLIDETCRKTPNPNLCVSSLKSDPRSSGADVKGLGIIMVDVVKAKAIIGQNKVSGLLKQSPGDLRLKVCSGDYDAISNHQVPNASLAFSRDIPHIAEEDMSEAADEARACELSFSGRSPLTDVNNAVADVASITAAIAKQLGG
- the LOC101292627 gene encoding protein phosphatase 1 regulatory subunit pprA-like encodes the protein MDDEAKPPPPNHDDPMTEDDGDSSATVLDLTSCQLHDLNSVELPPSLTELDLTANRLSSLDTRIAALSNLTKLSFRQNLFEDSAVEPISAWTALSGLEELVLRDNKLRKIPDASIFKKLLVFDVSFNEITSLQGMSKVSGGLKELYVSKNEVTKIEEIDHLHELQILELGSNRLRVMQSLENMTKLQELWLGRNRIKVVNLCGLKCIKKISLQSNRLTSMTGFEGCVALEELYLSHNGISKMEGLSTLVNLRVLDVSNNKITSVNDIKNLTMLEDLWLNDNQIESIEGMAEAVIGSREKLATIYLEKNPCAKSPNYAAALRQTFPNIQQIDSHIFA